Genomic DNA from bacterium:
AATTCTTTGGGCATATATTGTAGTCATATCTTAAGTATAAATGTTCTTCCATAGTTGTCAACAGTTTATACACAGATGTCGAGATATTTGACATCATGAAATTAAGGCGTAAAATGTGCTCATTCGGCTTAGTCGAACCGATTTAATTAGAAAAATACCATGGCAACATACTATATCAAGAAAGATAACGCTGAACAATATTTTTGGGTTCTAAAATCAAGCAATGGGGAAATTGTTTGCATGAGTAGTGAGTCTTATGATTCCAGGCAAGAAGTCAAAAAATCAATAAATTGGACGCAAGCAAACGGAAAGACTACTGATATTCGTGATTTAACAATATAGAGGTTAACTTGAGCAAAAAGTACTGGATTATAGAGAGCTTGCGGAGAAAGAGAATTGATTGAGTTACAACTATTCCCCAACAGCGCTAGAAAAGT
This window encodes:
- a CDS encoding DUF1508 domain-containing protein; this translates as MATYYIKKDNAEQYFWVLKSSNGEIVCMSSESYDSRQEVKKSINWTQANGKTTDIRDLTI